The following DNA comes from Mucisphaera calidilacus.
GTGTGTTGTCGAAGCTGACGAGGGCCTTGGTGACCTGTCCGCCTTCGAACGGGCTGCCGACGAGCATATCGAGGAAGTCGATGGTGATGGTGCCGGCGAAGACGCCGGAGAGGACACCGCCGGCGGCGGGCAGCACGAATTCGTTGCCGGTGGCGAAGACCAGCTCGTCGACGAGGACGGGGCCGCTGACGTCGACGCCGTTGACGCCGAGGATGGCGATGTGGACCGGGGTGGCAACCGAGGCGTAAGCCGTGGCACCCGGGCCGCCGATCACGGTGTAATCGCCTTCTTCTTCGATGGTGAGCGTGGTGAGGCCGACGCCTGCGTCGTTGGCGCTGAGCATGAACTGGAGCTGGCTGTCGGTGAGATCGATGCTGGGTGCCGAGGCATCGAAGTTGATCGGGTTGAAGTCAAGGGCGTCGCCAGCGATGGTCGGTGCACCGAAGAGGGGCAGCGGCTTGGTGCTGGATTCCTTGACATCGGTGTAGGTGACGTTGTCGCCCACGAAGGTGCCGTAGCTGTTGGTTGCGGCCGTGGCCGAACCGGCAAAGGCAATCGTGGCCACGAGGGCGACCGCGGTGTTCATTGACTTCATCTCTTGCATCTCCCGCCTTGTAAGCAGTAACAGATTGGTACTGGTGTTATTCTCCGACCTTACAATATTCGGTTGTTGGGCCTGATGCAATAGAAAGAGCGGGTAATGTCCCAAAATTAACGATTCCTGAAAGAGAATCTGGGTATCTTCGGGTGTTTGGAGCTTTAGGAAGCGCCAATGGTGAGTTTGACTTCTGCGGACCGGACGGGGCTTGCGCTGAGCCATTGCGGGTCTTGCGCGATGGTCCGGCCGTCCTGATCAACCTGGCCGAAGGAGAGGACGCCTGTGGGGCAGGACTGGACGCAGGCTGAACAGCGCACACACTCGACGTCCTGCATGGGGCGTCCCTTGTTGGCGAAGTTCATGACGTCGATGCCCTGGTGGCAGACGGACGTACAGACGTTGCAGGAGATGCACTTTTTCTTCTCCGGGATGATGGCGAAGCGGCTGAAACGGGCATAAATGTGCATCAGGGCGGCGAGGGGGCAGGCGAATCGGCACCAGACCCGTCCTGAGAAGTGGAAGTAGAGGCCGAATCCGAGGATGCCGGCCCAGAGCAGGTCGACGAACCAGGCGTAGTTGAGGCCGGGGAGGTAGCCGCCGTATTCAGAGGTATTGAGCAGTCCGGTGTAGACGCCTTCGGCCCAGCCGAATCCGGGCAGCCACCACGATGCAAGTCTCAGTACCAGAATGAGTAAGGCGAGACCGAGGAAAACCTGGCCGATCATGTTGAGTCGGTTCCAGAAGGGTCCGTGGGGCATTTTGTGGCGGTGTTTGTCGCCAAGAGTCTCGGCCATGGCCCCGCAGGAACAGATCCACCCGCAGTAGACGCCCTTACCGAAGTAGTAGATGCCGATGGGGATGAGGACGAAGGTCTGGAGGAGGCTGATGATCAGCCATCCCCATAAGGGTTGGTGGGTGAAGATGTTCCAGAGGAAGAGCGGCCAGGCGAGGATCAGGCCGAAGGCGCGCCAGTACTCGCGGCCGTTGGGGTCGTAGTCGACCTCGGGGAAGAGGCTGTCAGCGATGGTTTTGCCAAGGCCGGCGTCGAAGAGGCCGAGGTGGCCCATCCAGGGAAAGACGATGTAGGGCAGGAGGAAGAGGGGGATGCACTGGATCAGCATCAGGGTGGTGGTCTGGGCGGTGATGTAGGGCGTTTTGCGTCGGTTGATGCGTCGGATGCCAAAGACCACGATCAGGGAGCAATAGAGGAGTGAGAACCAGAAGCCGGGCGAGCCGGATGAGAGGACGAAGGTTCCGACGGGGTTGGCGGGGTTGTTAAAGATGGAGCCGAGGGCGTTGAACCATTCGGGCAGGAAGTGGGGGAACCAGTTTCGTTCGGAGAAGAACTCGGCGATGGGGAGCCATGTGCCGGGTTTTTTCCATTGATAAAAGAAGGTAAAGATGGCGAGCATCAGGACGAGCGTGGCCCACCACGTGGTGTTGCGTTCGCCAGAGATGTTGACGCCTGAGCGTCGGAAGAAGTCGAGTGGTGGTTCACGGCCGATCATGGGGAAGACGGCGTCGTTGTCGATGGTCTGGTCGTTGCCGTCGGCGTCGGTGATGGTGACGGTGTCTTCGGTGATTTCCTTGACGCTGGAGGCCATCATGAGGGTAACGGAGCCGGTCATGCCTTTGGGACGCAGGGTGTGGTCGGCGGCGGTGGTGACGCGTTCGGAGGTGGGGTTGTCGATGCCGACGGGTGCTTCGGGGTCGTTGTCGAGGGCCTGGAGTTTTTCGATGTTCTCCGGCTTGGGGCGTGAGAACTCGGGCTTGCGATAGGAGAGGGTGACGTTGGCGCCGCAGGTTCCGAGGGCGATGGCGGCTTCCATGGCGGAGTCGCCGCCGCCGACGACGAGTACGTTCTGGCTGCAGTAGTCTTTTGGGTCGTGGAGTCGGTTGGCGACTTTGTCGAGCTTTTCTCCGGGGACGCCGAGCTTGCGGAAGTTTCCTGAGCGTCCGATGCCAACGATGACGCGGTGGGCCTTGACGGGTTCCTGTTTGGGGATCACGAGTTCAAAGGTTTTTCCCGTGCGTTTGACGTGTTCGACGCGGGCCTTGATGGGTTCGATGCCTTGCTCGAGGGTCTGTTCGTGGAGGTCTTCGAGGAGCCCTTCCTTGAAGTCGGCTTTGTCGTGGAACTGGAGGTCGCCGGCCGGCGTCATGTCGGTCGGGTAGGTGAAGATCGGCTTGGCTTTGGGGAAGTTGACGATGGTGGAGTAGGGTTCGGCGGCTTCGAACAGTTTGTAGGAGAGGCCCTGTTTCCTGGCTTCGATGGCGGCGGCGAAGCCTGAAACCCCCCCGCCGATGATGGCGATGTCGACCGTTTCGGGGTCGGAGAGGCTTCGGTTCTGGAAGGCGTTGTCCGTGGCGATGGTCTGTACGGCCCGGGCACCGGTGTCGGCGGAGAACTTGAGGAGGGGAATGCCGGTGAGGTCGCCGACGACGTAGAGGCCGGAGACGTTGGTGGTGCCGTCGGGCTGGACGACGGGGAGTTTTTCGACGGTTCCTGCGGGCCACTGGCCGTGGAGCCAGTGGTAGTAGCTGGCGACGAGTCCGAGCATGCTGATCCCTTCTTCGGAACTGGACGGTGGTTAGCGCTGGGCGTTGAGGTCCCAGCTGTAGTCGATGTACTGGATGCGTGGTTTGCGGCCGCGGTCGAGGGTGCGTTTGAGGTCGGGGAGATACCGGGCGGCGTAGTCTTCGACGGAGCCGGAGGCGCCGATGAAGTCCTGGGCGTACCACTCGTAGAGTTTGGTGAGGTGGAGGGTGTTGCGGCGTGTGTCGTAGTAGGCCCAGCGTCGGTCTTTGTGGGAGGCGGCGGTGGCCTGCTCGAGTTGCCGTTCGAGATTCTCGGCGGTGTAGGCGTGCCGGCGGAGGATGGGGCAGCTCTCGGCGGCGCAGACGAGGACGAAGTGGATTCGCGGCTCGTTGTAGACGGGTCGGATGAGTTTGTGTTCGATCTGGTCGAGGCTGTAGCGGCTGCCGGCGATGTTCCATCGGCGGTGGTTCCAGCGTCGCGCCTCGGGGATGTCCATGATGGTTTTGAGGTTGCCGTTGTCGTAGTACTCGGTGATGAGCTTGAGGGTGAAGGCGTTGTAGGCGTTGATGAGCAGGGCGAGTTGGGCGTCGTCCTCGAGGGTGTCGAAATCGACACGGGCGAGGGATTCGATATAGGCGTCGAGCGGCTGGGGGTTGCGGGCGAGGGCGGCGTAATTGACACGGCCCTCGTCGTTGACGTGGGCCTTGAGGATGGCGTCGAAGGGTGCGTGGTCGACGGCGGTGCCGGTGGCGTTGCGCGCGATGCCCCGGATCCCGCCGAGCTGGGCGGTGAGTGTGGCGGGGGCGGTGAGGAGGAGAACGAGGATGAGGGCGAGGGTGCGGGTGAGCATGAGGTGCGTCTCGGTGGGGTGTTGCTACGGGAAAGCTAACGCGGGCTTGTGTCGGATGATTCCCTTTATGGCGTAGAAAATCGGCGGCTG
Coding sequences within:
- a CDS encoding PEP-CTERM sorting domain-containing protein is translated as MKSMNTAVALVATIAFAGSATAATNSYGTFVGDNVTYTDVKESSTKPLPLFGAPTIAGDALDFNPINFDASAPSIDLTDSQLQFMLSANDAGVGLTTLTIEEEGDYTVIGGPGATAYASVATPVHIAILGVNGVDVSGPVLVDELVFATGNEFVLPAAGGVLSGVFAGTITIDFLDMLVGSPFEGGQVTKALVSFDNTLVAFSDSTSSAFIKKKDSDGVVIITETDVPEPASAALLALGLLGLARRS
- a CDS encoding NAD(P)-binding domain-containing protein, with the translated sequence MLGLVASYYHWLHGQWPAGTVEKLPVVQPDGTTNVSGLYVVGDLTGIPLLKFSADTGARAVQTIATDNAFQNRSLSDPETVDIAIIGGGVSGFAAAIEARKQGLSYKLFEAAEPYSTIVNFPKAKPIFTYPTDMTPAGDLQFHDKADFKEGLLEDLHEQTLEQGIEPIKARVEHVKRTGKTFELVIPKQEPVKAHRVIVGIGRSGNFRKLGVPGEKLDKVANRLHDPKDYCSQNVLVVGGGDSAMEAAIALGTCGANVTLSYRKPEFSRPKPENIEKLQALDNDPEAPVGIDNPTSERVTTAADHTLRPKGMTGSVTLMMASSVKEITEDTVTITDADGNDQTIDNDAVFPMIGREPPLDFFRRSGVNISGERNTTWWATLVLMLAIFTFFYQWKKPGTWLPIAEFFSERNWFPHFLPEWFNALGSIFNNPANPVGTFVLSSGSPGFWFSLLYCSLIVVFGIRRINRRKTPYITAQTTTLMLIQCIPLFLLPYIVFPWMGHLGLFDAGLGKTIADSLFPEVDYDPNGREYWRAFGLILAWPLFLWNIFTHQPLWGWLIISLLQTFVLIPIGIYYFGKGVYCGWICSCGAMAETLGDKHRHKMPHGPFWNRLNMIGQVFLGLALLILVLRLASWWLPGFGWAEGVYTGLLNTSEYGGYLPGLNYAWFVDLLWAGILGFGLYFHFSGRVWCRFACPLAALMHIYARFSRFAIIPEKKKCISCNVCTSVCHQGIDVMNFANKGRPMQDVECVRCSACVQSCPTGVLSFGQVDQDGRTIAQDPQWLSASPVRSAEVKLTIGAS
- a CDS encoding DUF547 domain-containing protein, producing the protein MLTRTLALILVLLLTAPATLTAQLGGIRGIARNATGTAVDHAPFDAILKAHVNDEGRVNYAALARNPQPLDAYIESLARVDFDTLEDDAQLALLINAYNAFTLKLITEYYDNGNLKTIMDIPEARRWNHRRWNIAGSRYSLDQIEHKLIRPVYNEPRIHFVLVCAAESCPILRRHAYTAENLERQLEQATAASHKDRRWAYYDTRRNTLHLTKLYEWYAQDFIGASGSVEDYAARYLPDLKRTLDRGRKPRIQYIDYSWDLNAQR